In the genome of Polaribacter sp. MED152, one region contains:
- a CDS encoding metallophosphoesterase, giving the protein MKNILFFLSILVLITSCSTHKTTDFKIGIIADCQYCDCEIKWDRYYKKSPQRLKDAVTELNKDSLNYTIHLGDFIDQKMASLDSILPTWHKLKSNTYHVLGNHDFDVGETNKEKIISKLDLKNRYYSFSKSDWRFIVLDGNDLSFYGSTTKTKKQQTDSLYNLLKDKNLPYVKKYNGGLSKTQLNWVKTELEEAKAKNQNVGFYCHFPIYPIDQHNIWNREQFLQIIKAYKNVKFFFNGHNHAGGYEMVNNVHYLTFKGMVDTENTSAFAKAKFTKDTIFIQGYEREPSRKLVIK; this is encoded by the coding sequence ATGAAAAACATACTGTTCTTTTTATCAATATTAGTATTGATAACCTCTTGCTCAACTCATAAAACCACCGATTTTAAAATTGGTATTATTGCTGATTGTCAATATTGTGATTGCGAAATTAAATGGGATCGTTATTACAAGAAATCACCTCAAAGGCTAAAAGACGCTGTTACAGAACTAAATAAAGATTCTTTAAATTATACCATTCACTTGGGTGATTTTATAGATCAAAAAATGGCAAGTTTGGATAGTATTTTACCAACTTGGCACAAGTTAAAATCTAATACTTATCACGTTTTAGGAAATCATGATTTTGATGTTGGTGAAACTAATAAAGAAAAAATTATTTCTAAGCTAGATTTAAAAAATAGATACTACAGTTTTTCAAAAAGTGATTGGAGATTTATTGTCTTAGATGGAAATGATTTAAGCTTTTATGGTTCAACAACTAAAACTAAGAAGCAACAAACAGATTCTCTCTATAATCTACTAAAAGATAAAAACTTGCCTTATGTTAAAAAATACAATGGTGGTTTAAGTAAGACTCAATTAAATTGGGTAAAAACTGAATTAGAAGAAGCCAAAGCAAAAAACCAAAATGTAGGCTTTTATTGTCACTTTCCTATTTATCCTATAGATCAGCATAATATTTGGAATAGAGAACAATTCTTACAGATTATAAAAGCTTATAAAAATGTAAAATTCTTCTTTAATGGTCATAATCATGCAGGTGGTTATGAAATGGTGAACAATGTTCATTATCTAACTTTTAAAGGTATGGTTGATACAGAAAACACCTCAGCCTTTGCAAAGGCCAAGTTTACAAAAGACACCATTTTTATTCAAGGTTATGAGCGTGAACCTTCTCGCAAATTAGTAATTAAATAA
- a CDS encoding NAD(P)/FAD-dependent oxidoreductase, with protein sequence MNLPQSSFPRVVIIGGGFAGLAAAKGLENQELQVVLVDKHNYHTFQPLLYQVATGGLEPDSIAFPLRKRFNDVKNFFFRLAEVVEIHPDKKIIETSIGNLDYDELIIATGSTTNFFGNKNIQENTMEMKSVPQALDIRSLVLENFEEALLTDNLEERNALMNFVIVGGGPTGVELAGALAEMKKGILPKDYPDLDIRKMQINLIQSSAEILKGMSAEASEKAEDFLIGLGVNVWKNLRVLNYDGKIVTTNGEDHFRAETVIWTAGVKGEIVNGLNSSCIIERVERYRVNEFNQVENYDNIYAIGDVACMKSEKNPYGHPMMAQPAIQQGKLVAKNIIAKLFHKKTKAFVYNDKGSMATIGRNKAVVDLPKWKFQGVFAWFVWMFVHLFSLIGFRNKAIVFLNWVYNYIRFDRETRLIIRPFKKKNIV encoded by the coding sequence ATGAATTTACCACAGTCAAGTTTTCCTAGAGTTGTTATTATTGGTGGAGGTTTTGCAGGTTTAGCTGCTGCAAAAGGGTTAGAGAATCAAGAATTGCAAGTTGTTTTGGTAGACAAACATAACTATCATACATTCCAACCATTATTATACCAAGTAGCAACAGGTGGTTTAGAGCCAGATTCTATTGCCTTTCCGCTTAGAAAAAGGTTTAATGATGTAAAAAATTTCTTTTTTAGATTGGCTGAGGTTGTAGAAATTCATCCTGATAAAAAAATCATAGAAACCTCTATTGGAAATTTAGATTACGACGAATTAATCATTGCTACTGGTTCTACAACAAATTTTTTTGGGAACAAAAACATCCAAGAAAACACCATGGAAATGAAGTCTGTACCACAGGCTTTAGACATTAGAAGTTTGGTTTTAGAAAATTTTGAAGAAGCATTACTAACCGATAATTTAGAAGAACGCAATGCCTTAATGAATTTTGTAATTGTTGGTGGAGGGCCAACAGGAGTAGAATTGGCTGGTGCTTTAGCTGAAATGAAAAAGGGAATTTTACCTAAAGATTACCCAGATTTAGATATTAGAAAAATGCAAATAAACCTCATACAAAGTTCTGCTGAAATTTTAAAGGGTATGAGTGCTGAAGCTTCTGAAAAAGCCGAAGATTTCTTGATTGGTTTAGGTGTTAATGTTTGGAAAAATCTTCGTGTTTTAAATTATGATGGTAAAATTGTAACTACAAATGGTGAAGACCATTTTAGAGCTGAAACCGTAATTTGGACTGCAGGTGTAAAAGGTGAAATTGTTAACGGATTAAACTCTAGCTGTATTATTGAGAGAGTCGAAAGATATAGGGTAAATGAGTTTAATCAAGTTGAAAACTATGATAACATTTACGCTATTGGTGATGTTGCTTGTATGAAATCAGAAAAAAATCCATATGGGCACCCAATGATGGCTCAACCAGCCATTCAGCAAGGTAAACTTGTTGCCAAGAATATTATTGCTAAACTATTTCATAAAAAAACCAAAGCTTTTGTTTATAATGATAAAGGTTCTATGGCTACAATAGGAAGAAATAAAGCTGTAGTAGACTTGCCAAAATGGAAATTTCAAGGGGTTTTCGCTTGGTTTGTATGGATGTTTGTTCACTTATTTTCATTAATTGGCTTTAGAAACAAAGCCATTGTATTTTTAAACTGGGTGTATAATTATATTCGATTTGATAGAGAAACACGCCTCATAATTCGTCCTTTTAAAAAGAAAAATATTGTTTAA